A genomic region of Rhodothermia bacterium contains the following coding sequences:
- a CDS encoding BlaI/MecI/CopY family transcriptional regulator: MTNEALSRRERQIMDILFRMQEATAEEIREAMEDAPSNASVRTLLRIMTEKRHIQYRMEGNKYRYSPATPTQEAGQSALKRVLNTFFGGSATQAVATMLSQKEISASELDELQTMINKAREEGR; this comes from the coding sequence ATGACTAATGAAGCTCTAAGCCGTCGTGAACGGCAGATTATGGACATACTCTTTCGGATGCAAGAAGCCACCGCCGAGGAAATCCGCGAGGCCATGGAAGACGCGCCGAGCAATGCGTCGGTACGTACTTTGCTGCGGATCATGACCGAAAAGCGGCACATCCAATATCGAATGGAAGGCAATAAATACCGCTATTCTCCCGCAACGCCCACACAAGAAGCCGGACAATCTGCTTTAAAACGGGTTTTAAACACCTTTTTTGGTGGTTCCGCCACGCAAGCCGTCGCTACAATGCTCTCGCAGAAAGAGATTTCCGCCTCCGAGTTGGACGAACTCCAAACGATGATTAACAAGGCCCGCGAAGAAGGCCGCTAA
- a CDS encoding carboxylesterase: MTTHQYHWVEALHPHTAYTLVLLHGTGGDETQLLSYGAAFGAEVNILGVRGNVLEAGMPRYFERIATGILNEDDLIFRATELKTFLLGLASEYGFDPQKMVALGYSNGANIAGGMLQLFPDFWAGIVQLRPMIPLVNMFDFSTYRQAPVLILAGSHDPLAPEGETEDWAMRLQKNGFQAEHYTLHAGHGVTAYDLDLALDWFKRHFQTN, encoded by the coding sequence ATGACCACACACCAGTATCATTGGGTGGAAGCCCTACACCCTCATACCGCATATACCTTGGTTTTACTTCATGGAACAGGTGGTGACGAAACCCAATTACTGAGCTATGGCGCCGCTTTTGGAGCAGAGGTGAACATACTGGGCGTGCGCGGCAACGTCCTCGAAGCCGGAATGCCTCGCTATTTTGAGCGGATTGCTACGGGTATTCTCAATGAGGACGACCTCATCTTTCGAGCGACAGAACTCAAGACGTTTCTTTTGGGATTGGCCTCCGAGTACGGGTTTGATCCACAAAAAATGGTGGCTTTGGGTTACTCAAACGGGGCAAACATCGCAGGTGGTATGTTACAACTTTTTCCAGATTTCTGGGCAGGCATTGTTCAGTTAAGGCCCATGATTCCTTTGGTAAACATGTTTGACTTTTCCACTTATAGACAAGCACCAGTCCTTATTCTTGCAGGAAGCCATGACCCTTTGGCGCCAGAAGGCGAGACCGAGGATTGGGCAATGCGCCTACAGAAGAATGGATTTCAGGCAGAACATTATACGCTACACGCAGGCCATGGGGTTACAGCCTACGACTTAGACCTCGCCCTTGATTGGTTCAAAAGGCATTTTCAAACCAATTAA
- the fabD gene encoding ACP S-malonyltransferase, protein MKTAFLFPGQGSQFVGMGRDLYEHNAASRAVFDEANEVLGLSLTDIMFGKGGDAEAEAAELRETQNTQPALYVHSMATLAAMGEKAIFAATAGHSLGEYSALAAAGACSFADGLRAVRLRGELMAQAGTERPGTMAAILGMDNHTLEALCQEATETGEGVVQPANFNSPGQIVISGDVSAVARAMALATERGASKVVPLSVSGAFHSPLMAFAIQGLGKQLQETAFRVPQVPVYLNVTAKPETKPETIREMLLAQLTAPVRWAQILENMKADGFERFVEVGAGNVLSGLVKRTLGRSTTTNQVGTLDQLTKFLG, encoded by the coding sequence ATGAAAACAGCGTTTTTATTCCCCGGCCAAGGCTCCCAATTTGTAGGAATGGGCCGTGATTTATACGAACATAATGCGGCTTCGCGTGCCGTTTTTGATGAAGCAAACGAGGTATTGGGCCTTTCGCTCACAGACATCATGTTTGGCAAAGGCGGGGACGCCGAGGCAGAAGCGGCAGAACTGCGCGAGACCCAAAACACCCAGCCCGCTTTGTATGTACACTCAATGGCCACCCTTGCGGCAATGGGGGAAAAGGCAATTTTTGCGGCAACGGCAGGCCACAGCCTTGGCGAGTACTCGGCACTTGCAGCCGCCGGAGCATGTTCCTTTGCCGATGGCCTGCGGGCTGTCCGACTGCGTGGAGAGCTGATGGCACAAGCCGGAACCGAGCGTCCGGGAACAATGGCCGCTATTCTGGGCATGGACAACCACACCCTCGAAGCCTTGTGCCAAGAAGCAACCGAGACAGGCGAGGGCGTTGTGCAACCCGCCAACTTCAATTCCCCCGGCCAAATCGTCATTTCTGGAGATGTATCTGCGGTAGCACGCGCAATGGCCCTGGCCACCGAAAGAGGTGCAAGCAAGGTCGTTCCCCTTTCAGTCTCTGGCGCTTTCCACTCCCCTCTTATGGCATTTGCGATTCAGGGACTCGGCAAACAATTACAAGAAACCGCCTTCCGAGTACCTCAAGTTCCTGTTTATCTGAATGTAACGGCCAAACCAGAAACAAAGCCAGAAACCATACGAGAAATGTTATTGGCCCAACTCACCGCACCTGTTCGATGGGCACAAATCTTGGAAAACATGAAAGCAGATGGCTTCGAGCGTTTTGTAGAAGTGGGTGCTGGCAATGTTTTGTCTGGCTTGGTTAAGCGCACCCTTGGACGCTCTACCACTACCAATCAAGTGGGTACGTTGGATCAACTGACCAAATTCCTGGGTTAA
- a CDS encoding 2-oxoacid:ferredoxin oxidoreductase subunit beta: protein MQENGKTPTLTEKPVVGRVIGGNGAEDSAKLTAGSFKSDQDIRWCPGCGDYSILAQTQRILPDLGVPREKMVFLSGIGCSSRFPYYMNTYGFHSIHGRAPAFATGLKTARPELDVWVITGDGDALSIGGNHLIHLLRRNLDLQILLFNNQIYGLTKGQYSPTSEQGKITKSTPFGSLDHPFNPTAIALGADGTFVARSLDRDPKHLQAMLKRAHAHAGTSFVEVYQNCNIFNDGAFFEFTESVTKPHRTLFVEHGKPLLFENGQKGIRLDGFRPTVVSLEDGGFSADDCLVYDETSRELASIITRMFDATLPRPFGVFYVENRPTYNLQVEEQMETVLKQRGKGDLVSLLNSGDTWEIG, encoded by the coding sequence ATGCAAGAAAATGGTAAAACACCCACGTTGACAGAAAAACCTGTAGTGGGTCGCGTTATTGGCGGAAATGGCGCAGAAGACAGCGCGAAACTCACCGCAGGCAGCTTCAAATCCGATCAAGACATCCGCTGGTGTCCGGGTTGTGGCGATTATTCCATTTTGGCACAAACCCAACGGATTTTGCCGGACTTAGGGGTTCCACGAGAAAAGATGGTCTTTTTGTCTGGGATTGGCTGCTCAAGTCGTTTTCCATACTACATGAATACGTATGGCTTCCACTCCATTCATGGTCGAGCACCCGCCTTTGCAACCGGTCTTAAAACAGCAAGGCCAGAGTTGGATGTCTGGGTTATCACCGGAGACGGAGATGCTCTTTCGATTGGTGGTAACCACCTGATTCACCTCCTACGGCGCAACCTTGATCTCCAAATTTTGTTGTTCAACAACCAAATCTATGGCCTAACGAAAGGGCAATACAGCCCAACCTCCGAGCAAGGAAAAATCACCAAATCCACCCCTTTTGGCTCGTTGGATCACCCTTTTAACCCTACAGCGATTGCACTTGGTGCAGATGGTACGTTCGTGGCACGCTCGCTGGATCGCGACCCGAAACACCTCCAAGCCATGCTGAAACGCGCACATGCACATGCAGGAACCTCGTTTGTAGAGGTTTATCAGAATTGCAACATTTTTAATGATGGCGCCTTTTTCGAGTTTACGGAATCTGTCACCAAACCTCATCGCACGCTTTTTGTTGAACATGGGAAACCATTGCTTTTTGAAAATGGCCAAAAAGGCATCCGCTTAGACGGTTTTAGGCCAACCGTGGTATCACTTGAAGACGGTGGTTTCTCGGCTGATGATTGCTTGGTTTATGATGAAACAAGCCGTGAACTTGCCAGCATCATCACCCGCATGTTTGATGCCACTTTACCACGACCATTTGGTGTTTTCTATGTTGAAAACCGCCCTACCTACAATTTACAGGTAGAAGAACAGATGGAAACCGTGCTTAAGCAGCGCGGCAAAGGAGATCTGGTAAGTTTGTTAAACAGCGGTGACACTTGGGAAATTGGCTAA
- a CDS encoding M56 family metallopeptidase, with protein MEILDPYVPFVADLLLKGAIILAGGFVLAGLLRKVAAKWRHLVWTGAMLGMFFVTVYVALKPIPKPEFTYTFQVTAPLIESKKTDEPAKVATSRSGVFERVTQDEDHETTVEATVSVYSLGKVEYGLLLIWFCGVVWVLFGILRQTVLLRRLRREAQRVTAPELLELAALLRIQLQIRRPVTLIHHPIVLSPMTWGAFRPVVLLPSGWLDESDDSHEMMLLHELSHIRRWDYPIHQLAQVLSALHWPNPLVWLARRQMLTERERACDDVVLQNGIRPSDYAGKLVDLARNMLGRSVAHVGLGMAHVSELKTRVNAILHESEERLVRLQWGAVLAMLGLLTLVFTELPLRLNGDTHQMSLVEWTALYRTLHGGLVEVDVREQNANALLEERLLGPVEEDTEAVRYTKLVGNLALPEQGLEDANEKKKDPLLVQLEKFEEEGLELFLESYDQLKCKIRAFVNPAIYPNETRIRLIEMRAKLYGMEPQNSEISSLLRALKETVQKGKPLRGANRDGITAKIQSLYTLLNEQEIQLSAISSSYNPYLQHRVVQMVFATKDQMEAQTEELTLKRPTSNSIFVLKTQDRKWKNTMYVGPLSTNDPVIFRTLLTP; from the coding sequence ATGGAAATATTGGATCCGTATGTCCCTTTTGTGGCCGATCTACTCTTGAAAGGGGCTATAATCCTCGCTGGCGGTTTTGTACTGGCGGGTCTCTTACGGAAAGTGGCTGCAAAATGGCGGCATTTGGTTTGGACTGGAGCCATGTTAGGAATGTTCTTTGTCACGGTATATGTCGCCTTAAAGCCGATCCCCAAACCGGAATTTACCTATACTTTTCAAGTAACCGCGCCGCTTATTGAGAGCAAGAAAACGGACGAACCCGCAAAGGTTGCCACATCACGCTCCGGTGTTTTCGAGCGTGTTACCCAAGATGAAGATCACGAAACGACGGTAGAGGCCACGGTATCGGTTTATTCTTTGGGGAAGGTGGAATATGGTCTTCTGTTGATCTGGTTTTGTGGCGTTGTTTGGGTGTTGTTCGGGATCCTCCGGCAAACGGTTTTGCTTAGACGGTTAAGACGGGAGGCGCAACGGGTTACAGCACCGGAATTGCTGGAATTGGCGGCATTGTTACGGATTCAGCTCCAAATCCGCCGTCCGGTTACGTTAATACATCATCCTATCGTGCTTTCTCCTATGACTTGGGGCGCATTTCGTCCGGTGGTTCTTTTGCCCTCCGGCTGGTTAGATGAAAGCGACGATTCACACGAGATGATGTTGCTACATGAGCTTTCGCATATACGTCGGTGGGATTACCCTATTCATCAGTTGGCGCAGGTACTTTCCGCCTTGCATTGGCCCAATCCTTTGGTCTGGTTGGCCCGTCGCCAGATGCTTACCGAGCGTGAGCGGGCTTGTGATGATGTGGTTTTACAAAACGGGATTCGACCATCAGACTATGCCGGAAAATTGGTGGATTTGGCACGTAACATGCTTGGTAGGTCGGTAGCTCATGTCGGGCTTGGGATGGCGCATGTTTCAGAACTTAAAACCCGTGTAAACGCGATTCTGCACGAATCCGAAGAGCGGTTGGTACGTCTTCAATGGGGAGCCGTTTTGGCGATGTTGGGGCTTCTTACCCTCGTCTTCACCGAATTACCACTCCGACTGAATGGGGATACGCATCAGATGAGTTTGGTAGAATGGACAGCGCTATATCGGACGCTTCATGGCGGCTTGGTAGAAGTTGATGTACGTGAGCAAAACGCCAATGCCCTCTTAGAAGAACGCCTTTTAGGGCCAGTAGAAGAGGATACGGAAGCTGTCCGATATACCAAACTTGTAGGAAATTTAGCCTTACCGGAACAAGGTTTGGAGGACGCTAACGAAAAAAAGAAAGACCCCTTGTTGGTTCAGTTGGAGAAGTTTGAGGAAGAAGGATTAGAATTGTTCTTAGAAAGCTATGATCAACTTAAATGCAAAATTCGCGCCTTTGTAAATCCGGCCATTTACCCTAATGAAACGCGGATTCGGTTAATCGAAATGAGGGCAAAACTCTATGGTATGGAGCCACAAAATTCGGAAATCTCATCGTTGTTGCGGGCGCTAAAGGAAACGGTTCAAAAAGGAAAACCTTTGCGTGGAGCCAATAGAGATGGGATTACGGCCAAAATTCAATCGCTATACACGTTATTGAACGAACAAGAAATACAGTTGTCTGCCATTTCTTCGTCATATAATCCTTATCTCCAACATCGCGTCGTCCAAATGGTTTTTGCCACTAAAGACCAAATGGAGGCCCAAACCGAAGAGTTGACCCTTAAGCGCCCCACCTCGAATAGTATCTTTGTACTGAAGACACAGGATAGGAAGTGGAAGAACACCATGTATGTTGGTCCATTATCTACCAATGATCCCGTCATTTTTCGCACACTTTTAACACCCTAA